The Lolium perenne isolate Kyuss_39 unplaced genomic scaffold, Kyuss_2.0 unplaced84, whole genome shotgun sequence DNA window AGCTTGGTTGTGACTGGAGAGATCTGATGGCCCACGTTTGATCTTGTGCGATGATTAGTTGTTTCAATGCCTGCCCTGACGACCTGTTTTGTCGCTTAGTTCGTAGTGAATCCCTGTATATAAAGGCTATGCATATGTGGGAGTAAGCTATTTGTTGTTGTACCTGCTAGTTAGCTTCATCATCTGAACCTGATAAGAAGAATGGTGCACATTGCCGATCCTGCGGGCGCTGTAGTGGTTGGTTGCAAGGTCCTGCCCATCTTCAATGAGAACGGCATTGTCGACGGTGCGGTGAAGAAGATTGTGCACAGGCTCGACGGGAAGAAGGCGGTCGCTCGGGTGAAGGAGCTCTTGAGGTGGGCCTCTCAGGTCAGGCCTCTCAGCACCAGCGCCAGTGGAAAGAAATGGAAGGTAAATATTATGTGCTCGAGCTGTTTTCCTAAGTTTTGGGCATTGTACATCTTTTGAAAATTTGTCGATCCAGATAGGAAAGTTTCTTATAAGCTAACTGGATTTACTTATTTCAGCAGGTTCTGAGCTTCCCGGGTAGGGATGGTGGTGGAACGAAGTGTGATGAGGTGAGCTCCGGCAAGCTGAGCTTCAAGTGGGAGGCAGGCAGCTGCTCGTCGGTGGCATCGTCGTCGGTGCTCTACTCGCCAGTGTCGTTCGCATCTGCGCCGGCTGCAAGGACGACGACGGAGCAGCTGCACACCCCGTCGAGGAATTACGTGTCGAGGTTGTCATCGGTGAGCCAGAAGAGCTCGTCGTCGTCGCAGGCATGCAGCCGGATGGCACAGTGGATCACCACGGATTCAGACTGTGAGTATCTCTACCTAACTTATGTACATGTTAGATGAGTAATTAATTTATGAATTTGACATGCTAATCCATCAAGTAGCCAGTGTGATATTGATGCTGTGTTTGGTTGATTAATTTGCAGTTGTGGTGCTGGAGCTGTAAGTTAGTGACAATTAGTAAGATGGAGGAGGCAGgcatcagcagcagcagcaggagaGGAAAGGCAAGGCAAGGCATGCATGTTTATGTGGAGCTGAGAATGGCAAATTGTATTAGCAAGCATTGAGAGATGGAGATCTGAAGCTAAACTTAGTGTTAGTTAGGGGAGGAAGCTTAAGCTAGATAGCAGATGTGTGAGTCAGACAGACAGACAGAGATGCAGTTGATGAAGTTGACTAAAATGTTGGCAGTTGTGAAATTCAGTTTCAAGTGTATATATATGTTATGTTTGGCTTGTGATTGATGATCAAGATGACTAGTATGTCCACCACGAACCTTTCATGTGTTTTTTACTTGTACTATACCACTGAAAATTGCCACGCCGCAGCTTAGTCTAACGACATTTGCCATACACGTCCGGAGTGAAGGGGTTTGAAGCAACCAAAAATTGCCACGTAGCAGCTTGTTTTGATGACATTTGCCATCCATAGTCCGCTAAAAAACTGAGGGCTGGCTGGCATGTTCGTGCTCCGAAAGACTAAAATCAGAGTTCTCTCGTTATAATTTTCCAAAAAAGAAAAGGCAAGGAAG harbors:
- the LOC127311729 gene encoding uncharacterized protein isoform X1 is translated as MVHIADPAGAVVVGCKVLPIFNENGIVDGAVKKIVHRLDGKKAVARVKELLRWASQVRPLSTSASGKKWKQVLSFPGRDGGGTKCDEVSSGKLSFKWEAGSCSSVASSSVLYSPVSFASAPAARTTTEQLHTPSRNYVSRLSSVSQKSSSSSQACSRMAQWITTDSDFVVLEL
- the LOC127311729 gene encoding uncharacterized protein isoform X2, with product MVHIADPAGAVVVGCKVLPIFNENGIVDGAVKKIVHRLDGKKAVARVKELLRWASQVRPLSTSASGKKWKVLSFPGRDGGGTKCDEVSSGKLSFKWEAGSCSSVASSSVLYSPVSFASAPAARTTTEQLHTPSRNYVSRLSSVSQKSSSSSQACSRMAQWITTDSDFVVLEL